A window of Juglans regia cultivar Chandler chromosome 7, Walnut 2.0, whole genome shotgun sequence contains these coding sequences:
- the LOC108984319 gene encoding F-box/kelch-repeat protein SKIP20-like: protein MGQTESSTENFQKQQQQQQHPQKQLIPGLPDEIAMECLVRVPHQFHPTMKLVCQSWRFLIMNPSFYQERRRSGMAEHIVCLVQPVPCSPPSITESSDSDMTELSNRNTTINEEEVDAKSSTARLIQYGLSIYNATHQTWHRMMMRPGGGHVRIPMFCQCVALPAPGKLLLLGGWDPDTLEPVPDVYVLDLIGGVRWGRAAPMSVARSFFACGVVGQSMVYVAGGHDNQKNAMRSAEVYDADADEWRTLPPMADERDECQGLSWEGDYRFWVVSGYSTDSQGRFRSDAECFDPVTGSWSRIEGVWPYPSVSPRGLTTTVTIADKSDNGSHHNQNQYQWWWFLGSPQQHQDNGGVKELDNSKNIIWKAVDHVQLPGGINGTTSLCVNTLGLGPDQYFANTHNQQPQRVFLMSSGGGGGRGTSSSSVTCGECECAGEGTYIFSTKWNHVHTPPAFSGFPYSASCLMV, encoded by the coding sequence ATGGGACAAACAGAGAGCAGTACCGAGAATTTCcagaaacaacaacaacaacaacaacatccaCAAAAGCAGTTGATTCCAGGCCTGCCCGATGAGATAGCCATGGAATGTTTGGTTAGAGTGCCCCACCAATTCCATCCCACCATGAAATTAGTGTGCCAGAGTTGGCGATTCTTGATCATGAATCCTTCATTCTACCAAGAAAGACGCCGATCCGGCATGGCTGAGCATATCGTTTGCCTTGTTCAACCTGTTCCATGCTCTCCACCATCAATAACAGAGTCCTCTGACTCTGATATGACAGAGTTATCCAACCGCAACACCACCATCAACGAAGAGGAGGTTGATGCAAAGAGCTCTACCGCTCGTCTAATTCAGTATGGGCTGAGCATCTACAACGCCACCCACCAGACTTGGCACCGGATGATGATGAGGCCTGGGGGCGGACATGTGCGAATTCCCATGTTCTGCCAGTGCGTGGCACTTCCCGCACCTGGGAAGCTCCTGCTCTTGGGTGGTTGGGATCCTGATACATTAGAACCGGTGCCTGATGTGTATGTCCTAGATTTGATCGGCGGTGTCCGGTGGGGACGTGCAGCCCCGATGTCAGTGGCGCGCTCTTTCTTCGCCTGTGGAGTCGTAGGACAATCGATGGTATATGTGGCAGGGGGGCACGACAACCAGAAGAATGCTATGCGATCGGCAGAGGTGTATGACGCAGATGCAGACGAGTGGAGGACGCTGCCACCCATGGCAGACGAGAGGGACGAGTGCCAAGGTCTCTCCTGGGAGGGGGATTATCGGTTCTGGGTGGTCAGCGGGTACAGCACGGACAGCCAAGGACGATTCCGGTCGGACGCAGAGTGCTTTGACCCTGTTACTGGGTCTTGGTCCAGAATTGAAGGTGTTTGGCCATATCCGAGTGTCAGTCCCAGAGGCCTCACCACCACTGTTACCATTGCTGACAAGAGTGACAACGGCAGCCACCACAATCAAAACCAATACCAATGGTGGTGGTTTCTGGGAAGCCCACAACAGCATCAAGACAACGGGGGAGTGAAGGAATTAGACAACAGCAAAAACATCATCTGGAAAGCGGTGGATCACGTCCAGCTTCCCGGCGGAATTAACGGGACGACATCACTCTGTGTCAACACTCTTGGGCTCGGTCCAGATCAATATTTCGCAAATACTCACAATCAGCAGCCGCAGAGAGTGTTCTTGATGAGCAGTGGCGGTGGTGGCGGCAGAGGAACATCTTCATCGTCAGTGACTTGTGGCGAATGCGAATGTGCAGGAGAAGGAACATACATTTTTTCCACCAAGTGGAATCATGTCCACACGCCTCCCGCATTTTCGGGTTTCCCTTACTCGGCTTCATGCCTCATGGTCTGA
- the LOC108981090 gene encoding histone-lysine N-methyltransferase ASHH3-like isoform X4 gives MPATKTNPEHGRIGAVFNKLLKQIGNPVDFELPDWFSKWKPTPYTFIKRNIYLTKRMKRRLEDDGIFCSCSPSPGSSSVCGRDCHCGMLLSSCSTGCKCGSSCINKPFQSRPVKKMKLVKTEKCGSGIVADEDIKQGEFVIEYVGEVIDDKTCEERLWNMKHRGETNFYLCEINRDMVIDATYKGNRSRYINHSCCPNTEMQKWIIDGETRIGIFATCGVKKGEHLTYDYQYEPSHNFFIASIHLQYVCHNFMTFCILVVQSNKFSRLVQFGADQDCHCGAVGCRRKLGVKPTKPKMSSDAALKLVAYQVYQNGGLHVGKGVQMFVPCKEHASIIAFVKLLG, from the exons ATGCCTGCTACAAAGACG AATCCTGAGCATGGTCGCATCGGAGCTGTATTCAACAAACTGCTTAAGCAGATTGGAAATCCGGTTGATTTTGAACTTCCAGATTGGTTTAGTAAATGGAAGCCTACGCCTTACACCTTTATAAAGCGCA ATATATATCTCACAAAAAGGATGAAAAGACGCCTTGAGGATGATGGAATATTCTGTTCCTGCAGCCCTTCACCTGGATCTTCTAGTGTGTGTGGTAGAGATTGCCATTGTGG GATGCTCCTCTCTAGTTGCTCCACTGGATGTAAATGCGGGAGTTCATGCATCAACAAACCATTCCAGAGCCGACCtgtgaagaagatgaaactGGTGAAG ACTGAGAAATGTGGTTCTGGAATCGTGGCGGATGAAGATATCAAGCAAGGAGAGTTTGTAATAGAATATGTGGGAGAAG TTATTGATGACAAAACATGTGAGGAAAGGCTTTGGAACATGAAACACCGTGGAGAGACAAACTTTTACTTGTGTGAAATTAATCGAGATATGGTAATTGATGCAACATACAAGGGAAACAGGTCAAGATATATAAACCATAGTTGTTGTCCGAATACCGAGATGCAAAAATG GATAATAGATGGGGAAACAAGAATTGGCATATTTGCAACTTGTGGCGTAAAAAAGGGCGAGCATCTGACCTATGATTATCAGTATGAGCCCTCGCATAACTTCTTTATTGCATCGATTCACTTGCAATACGTGTGTCATAACTTCATGACATTTTGTATTCTTGTAGTCCAATCTAACAAATTTAGCAGGCTTGTTCAGTTTGGTGCAGATCAAGATTGCCATTGTGGTGCTGTTGGCTGCAGGAGGAAGCTGGGGGTCAAACCTACCAAGCCTAAGATGTCTTCAGATGCTGCATTGAAACTAGTGGCATACCAG GTTTACCAGAATGGAGGATTGCATGTAGgtaag GGAGTTCAAATGTTTGTACCCTGCAAGGAACATGCTTCCATAATTGCATTTGTGAAGTTATTAGGATAA
- the LOC108981090 gene encoding histone-lysine N-methyltransferase ASHH3-like isoform X5 has product MPATKTNPEHGRIGAVFNKLLKQIGNPVDFELPDWFSKWKPTPYTFIKRNIYLTKRMKRRLEDDGIFCSCSPSPGSSSVCGRDCHCGMLLSSCSTGCKCGSSCINKPFQSRPVKKMKLVKTEKCGSGIVADEDIKQGEFVIEYVGEVIDDKTCEERLWNMKHRGETNFYLCEINRDMVIDATYKGNRSRYINHSCCPNTEMQKWIIDGETRIGIFATCGVKKGEHLTYDYQYEPSHNFFIASIHLQYVCHNFMTFCILVVQSNKFSRLVQFGADQDCHCGAVGCRRKLGVKPTKPKMSSDAALKLVAYQNGGLHVGKGVQMFVPCKEHASIIAFVKLLG; this is encoded by the exons ATGCCTGCTACAAAGACG AATCCTGAGCATGGTCGCATCGGAGCTGTATTCAACAAACTGCTTAAGCAGATTGGAAATCCGGTTGATTTTGAACTTCCAGATTGGTTTAGTAAATGGAAGCCTACGCCTTACACCTTTATAAAGCGCA ATATATATCTCACAAAAAGGATGAAAAGACGCCTTGAGGATGATGGAATATTCTGTTCCTGCAGCCCTTCACCTGGATCTTCTAGTGTGTGTGGTAGAGATTGCCATTGTGG GATGCTCCTCTCTAGTTGCTCCACTGGATGTAAATGCGGGAGTTCATGCATCAACAAACCATTCCAGAGCCGACCtgtgaagaagatgaaactGGTGAAG ACTGAGAAATGTGGTTCTGGAATCGTGGCGGATGAAGATATCAAGCAAGGAGAGTTTGTAATAGAATATGTGGGAGAAG TTATTGATGACAAAACATGTGAGGAAAGGCTTTGGAACATGAAACACCGTGGAGAGACAAACTTTTACTTGTGTGAAATTAATCGAGATATGGTAATTGATGCAACATACAAGGGAAACAGGTCAAGATATATAAACCATAGTTGTTGTCCGAATACCGAGATGCAAAAATG GATAATAGATGGGGAAACAAGAATTGGCATATTTGCAACTTGTGGCGTAAAAAAGGGCGAGCATCTGACCTATGATTATCAGTATGAGCCCTCGCATAACTTCTTTATTGCATCGATTCACTTGCAATACGTGTGTCATAACTTCATGACATTTTGTATTCTTGTAGTCCAATCTAACAAATTTAGCAGGCTTGTTCAGTTTGGTGCAGATCAAGATTGCCATTGTGGTGCTGTTGGCTGCAGGAGGAAGCTGGGGGTCAAACCTACCAAGCCTAAGATGTCTTCAGATGCTGCATTGAAACTAGTGGCATACCAG AATGGAGGATTGCATGTAGgtaag GGAGTTCAAATGTTTGTACCCTGCAAGGAACATGCTTCCATAATTGCATTTGTGAAGTTATTAGGATAA
- the LOC108981090 gene encoding histone-lysine N-methyltransferase ASHH3-like isoform X2, translating to MPATKTNPEHGRIGAVFNKLLKQIGNPVDFELPDWFSKWKPTPYTFIKRNIYLTKRMKRRLEDDGIFCSCSPSPGSSSVCGRDCHCGMLLSSCSTGCKCGSSCINKPFQSRPVKKMKLVKTEKCGSGIVADEDIKQGEFVIEYVGEVIDDKTCEERLWNMKHRGETNFYLCEINRDMVIDATYKGNRSRYINHSCCPNTEMQKWIIDGETRIGIFATCGVKKGEHLTYDYQYEPSHNFFIASIHLQYVCHNFMTFCILVVQSNKFSRLVQFGADQDCHCGAVGCRRKLGVKPTKPKMSSDAALKLVAYQVYQNGGLHVGSSNVCTLQGTCFHNCICEVIRIIRPMNERLCLKMVLSNFLT from the exons ATGCCTGCTACAAAGACG AATCCTGAGCATGGTCGCATCGGAGCTGTATTCAACAAACTGCTTAAGCAGATTGGAAATCCGGTTGATTTTGAACTTCCAGATTGGTTTAGTAAATGGAAGCCTACGCCTTACACCTTTATAAAGCGCA ATATATATCTCACAAAAAGGATGAAAAGACGCCTTGAGGATGATGGAATATTCTGTTCCTGCAGCCCTTCACCTGGATCTTCTAGTGTGTGTGGTAGAGATTGCCATTGTGG GATGCTCCTCTCTAGTTGCTCCACTGGATGTAAATGCGGGAGTTCATGCATCAACAAACCATTCCAGAGCCGACCtgtgaagaagatgaaactGGTGAAG ACTGAGAAATGTGGTTCTGGAATCGTGGCGGATGAAGATATCAAGCAAGGAGAGTTTGTAATAGAATATGTGGGAGAAG TTATTGATGACAAAACATGTGAGGAAAGGCTTTGGAACATGAAACACCGTGGAGAGACAAACTTTTACTTGTGTGAAATTAATCGAGATATGGTAATTGATGCAACATACAAGGGAAACAGGTCAAGATATATAAACCATAGTTGTTGTCCGAATACCGAGATGCAAAAATG GATAATAGATGGGGAAACAAGAATTGGCATATTTGCAACTTGTGGCGTAAAAAAGGGCGAGCATCTGACCTATGATTATCAGTATGAGCCCTCGCATAACTTCTTTATTGCATCGATTCACTTGCAATACGTGTGTCATAACTTCATGACATTTTGTATTCTTGTAGTCCAATCTAACAAATTTAGCAGGCTTGTTCAGTTTGGTGCAGATCAAGATTGCCATTGTGGTGCTGTTGGCTGCAGGAGGAAGCTGGGGGTCAAACCTACCAAGCCTAAGATGTCTTCAGATGCTGCATTGAAACTAGTGGCATACCAG GTTTACCAGAATGGAGGATTGCATGTAG GGAGTTCAAATGTTTGTACCCTGCAAGGAACATGCTTCCATAATTGCATTTGTGAAGTTATTAGGATAATCCGCCCTATGAATGAGAG ATTATGTTTGAAGATGGTGCTGTCGAATTTCTTGACATGA
- the LOC108981090 gene encoding histone-lysine N-methyltransferase ASHH3-like isoform X1 produces the protein MPATKTNPEHGRIGAVFNKLLKQIGNPVDFELPDWFSKWKPTPYTFIKRNIYLTKRMKRRLEDDGIFCSCSPSPGSSSVCGRDCHCGMLLSSCSTGCKCGSSCINKPFQSRPVKKMKLVKTEKCGSGIVADEDIKQGEFVIEYVGEVIDDKTCEERLWNMKHRGETNFYLCEINRDMVIDATYKGNRSRYINHSCCPNTEMQKWIIDGETRIGIFATCGVKKGEHLTYDYQYEPSHNFFIASIHLQYVCHNFMTFCILVVQSNKFSRLVQFGADQDCHCGAVGCRRKLGVKPTKPKMSSDAALKLVAYQVYQNGGLHVGSSNVCTLQGTCFHNCICEVIRIIRPMNERSFGIIKHFDNFSQKHSIMFEDGAVEFLDMTKEDWEFVTS, from the exons ATGCCTGCTACAAAGACG AATCCTGAGCATGGTCGCATCGGAGCTGTATTCAACAAACTGCTTAAGCAGATTGGAAATCCGGTTGATTTTGAACTTCCAGATTGGTTTAGTAAATGGAAGCCTACGCCTTACACCTTTATAAAGCGCA ATATATATCTCACAAAAAGGATGAAAAGACGCCTTGAGGATGATGGAATATTCTGTTCCTGCAGCCCTTCACCTGGATCTTCTAGTGTGTGTGGTAGAGATTGCCATTGTGG GATGCTCCTCTCTAGTTGCTCCACTGGATGTAAATGCGGGAGTTCATGCATCAACAAACCATTCCAGAGCCGACCtgtgaagaagatgaaactGGTGAAG ACTGAGAAATGTGGTTCTGGAATCGTGGCGGATGAAGATATCAAGCAAGGAGAGTTTGTAATAGAATATGTGGGAGAAG TTATTGATGACAAAACATGTGAGGAAAGGCTTTGGAACATGAAACACCGTGGAGAGACAAACTTTTACTTGTGTGAAATTAATCGAGATATGGTAATTGATGCAACATACAAGGGAAACAGGTCAAGATATATAAACCATAGTTGTTGTCCGAATACCGAGATGCAAAAATG GATAATAGATGGGGAAACAAGAATTGGCATATTTGCAACTTGTGGCGTAAAAAAGGGCGAGCATCTGACCTATGATTATCAGTATGAGCCCTCGCATAACTTCTTTATTGCATCGATTCACTTGCAATACGTGTGTCATAACTTCATGACATTTTGTATTCTTGTAGTCCAATCTAACAAATTTAGCAGGCTTGTTCAGTTTGGTGCAGATCAAGATTGCCATTGTGGTGCTGTTGGCTGCAGGAGGAAGCTGGGGGTCAAACCTACCAAGCCTAAGATGTCTTCAGATGCTGCATTGAAACTAGTGGCATACCAG GTTTACCAGAATGGAGGATTGCATGTAG GGAGTTCAAATGTTTGTACCCTGCAAGGAACATGCTTCCATAATTGCATTTGTGAAGTTATTAGGATAATCCGCCCTATGAATGAGAG GTCCTTTGGaattattaaacattttgataatttttcccAAAAACACTCT ATTATGTTTGAAGATGGTGCTGTCGAATTTCTTGACATGACAAAAGAAGATTGGGAATTTGTGACATCGTGA
- the LOC108981090 gene encoding histone-lysine N-methyltransferase ASHH3-like isoform X3, giving the protein MPATKTNPEHGRIGAVFNKLLKQIGNPVDFELPDWFSKWKPTPYTFIKRNIYLTKRMKRRLEDDGIFCSCSPSPGSSSVCGRDCHCGMLLSSCSTGCKCGSSCINKPFQSRPVKKMKLVKTEKCGSGIVADEDIKQGEFVIEYVGEVIDDKTCEERLWNMKHRGETNFYLCEINRDMVIDATYKGNRSRYINHSCCPNTEMQKWIIDGETRIGIFATCGVKKGEHLTYDYQLVQFGADQDCHCGAVGCRRKLGVKPTKPKMSSDAALKLVAYQVYQNGGLHVGSSNVCTLQGTCFHNCICEVIRIIRPMNERSFGIIKHFDNFSQKHSIMFEDGAVEFLDMTKEDWEFVTS; this is encoded by the exons ATGCCTGCTACAAAGACG AATCCTGAGCATGGTCGCATCGGAGCTGTATTCAACAAACTGCTTAAGCAGATTGGAAATCCGGTTGATTTTGAACTTCCAGATTGGTTTAGTAAATGGAAGCCTACGCCTTACACCTTTATAAAGCGCA ATATATATCTCACAAAAAGGATGAAAAGACGCCTTGAGGATGATGGAATATTCTGTTCCTGCAGCCCTTCACCTGGATCTTCTAGTGTGTGTGGTAGAGATTGCCATTGTGG GATGCTCCTCTCTAGTTGCTCCACTGGATGTAAATGCGGGAGTTCATGCATCAACAAACCATTCCAGAGCCGACCtgtgaagaagatgaaactGGTGAAG ACTGAGAAATGTGGTTCTGGAATCGTGGCGGATGAAGATATCAAGCAAGGAGAGTTTGTAATAGAATATGTGGGAGAAG TTATTGATGACAAAACATGTGAGGAAAGGCTTTGGAACATGAAACACCGTGGAGAGACAAACTTTTACTTGTGTGAAATTAATCGAGATATGGTAATTGATGCAACATACAAGGGAAACAGGTCAAGATATATAAACCATAGTTGTTGTCCGAATACCGAGATGCAAAAATG GATAATAGATGGGGAAACAAGAATTGGCATATTTGCAACTTGTGGCGTAAAAAAGGGCGAGCATCTGACCTATGATTATCA GCTTGTTCAGTTTGGTGCAGATCAAGATTGCCATTGTGGTGCTGTTGGCTGCAGGAGGAAGCTGGGGGTCAAACCTACCAAGCCTAAGATGTCTTCAGATGCTGCATTGAAACTAGTGGCATACCAG GTTTACCAGAATGGAGGATTGCATGTAG GGAGTTCAAATGTTTGTACCCTGCAAGGAACATGCTTCCATAATTGCATTTGTGAAGTTATTAGGATAATCCGCCCTATGAATGAGAG GTCCTTTGGaattattaaacattttgataatttttcccAAAAACACTCT ATTATGTTTGAAGATGGTGCTGTCGAATTTCTTGACATGACAAAAGAAGATTGGGAATTTGTGACATCGTGA
- the LOC109020262 gene encoding methylenetetrahydrofolate reductase 2-like, which produces MKVVDKIRAATLGDGGNVVFSFEFFPPKTDDGVDNLFDRMDRMVAHNPSFCDITWGAGGSTADVTLDIANRMQNIVCVETMMHLTCTNMPVDKIDHALSTIKSNGLQNVLALRGDPPHGQGKFVQIEGGFACALDLVKHIRANHGDYFGITVAGYPEAHPDVIGSNGVATLEAYHNDLAYLKRKVDAGADLIITQLFYDTGVFLKFVNDCRQIGITCPIVPGIMPINNYKGFLRMTGFCKTKVPAEITAALEPIKDNEEAVKSYGVHLATEMCKKILAHGIKTLHLYTLNMEKSALAILMNLGLIEETKISRSLPWRRPTNVFRVKEDVRPIFWANRPKSYISRTKGWDQYPHGRWGDSRNPSYGALADYQFMRPRARDKKLHEEWATPLSNFEDIHEKFKKFCLGKLRSSPWSELDGLQPETRIINEQLGKINMKGFLTINSQPAVNGEKSSSPSVGWGGPGGYVYQKAYIELFCSREKLDGLVDKCKAFPSLTYMAVNKEGSWISNVGQTDVNAVTWGVFPAKEIIQPTVVDPSSFLVWKDEAFEIWSRGWASLYPEGDTSRKLLEEVQSSYFLVSLVDNDYIHGDLFAVFADI; this is translated from the exons ATGAAGGTCGTAGACAAGATCCGGGCTGCTACGCTTGGGGATGGAGGCAATGTCGTCTTCTCCTTCGAGTTCTTCCCCCCCAAGACCGATGATGGAGTTGACAACCTCTTTGACAGGATGGACCGCATGGTCGCCCACAACCCCTCTTTCTGCGACATCACCTGGGGCGCTGGTGGCTCCACCGCCGATGTCACCCTCGACATCGCCAACCGTATGCAGAACATCGTCTGCGTCGAGACCATGATGCATCTCACCTGCACCAACATGCCCGTCGACAAGATCGACCACGCCCTCTCCACCATCAAGTCCAACGGCCTCCAGAACGTCCTCGCTCTCCGTGGTGACCCCCCTCATGGCCAGGGCAAGTTCGTCCAGATCGAAGGCGGCTTTGCCTGCGCTCTCGACCTC gTGAAACATATCAGAGCTAACCATGGTGACTACTTCGGCATTACCGTTGCTGGTTATCCAG AGGCACATCCCGACGTAATAGGAAGTAATGGCGTGGCTACATTGGAAGCTTATCACAATGATCTCGCTTATCTCAAGAGAAAG gttGATGCTGGAGCAGATCTAATCATTACTCAACTATTCTATGATACTGGTGTTTTTCTCAAATTCGTGAATGATTGTCGGCAAATTGGAATAACTTGTCCCATTGTTCCTGGAATTATGCCCATTAATAACTACAAGGGATTTCTTCGCATGACTGGTTTTTGCAAAACAAAG GTACCTGCTGAAATTACTGCTGCCTTGGAGCCTATTAAGGACAATGAAGAAGCTGTCAAATCATATGGAGTTCATCTTGCGACTGAAATGTGCAAGAAGATTTTAGCTCATGGGATTAAGACATTGCATCTCTATACGCTAAACATGGAGAAGTCAGCACTAGCTATATTAATG AATCTTGGTTTGATTGAAGAGACCAAAATATCAAGGTCCCTGCCCTGGAGACGCCCAACGAATGTTTTCCGTGTCAAGGAAGATGTTCGTCCAATTTTCTG GGCTAATCGCCCAAAAAGCTATATATCAAGGACTAAAGGCTGGGACCAGTACCCACATGGGCGATGGGGTGATTCTCGTAATCCATCATATGGAGCATTAGCTGACTATCAG TTCATGCGGCCACGTGCACGTGACAAGAAACTTCATGAAGAATGGGCAACACCTTTGAGCAACTTTGAAGATATTCATGAG aaatttaagaaattctGCCTTGGAAAATTGAGAAGCAGTCCTTGGTCGGAATTAGATGGGCTTCAGCCAGAAACACGAATCATAAATGAACAGCTGGGGAAGATTAACATGAAGGGTTTCCTTACCATCAATAGCCAACCAGCAGTCAATGGCGAGAAATCTTCTTCTCCATCTGTGG GATGGGGTGGGCCTGGAGGTTATGTTTATCAAAAGGCCTATATAGAATTGTTCTGCTCTAGGGAGAAGTTGGATGGGCTCGTTGACAAGTGCAAGGCTTTCCCATCTCTAACTTACATGGCTGTAAACAAAGAAGGAAGTTGGATATCAAACGTTGGCCAAACTGATGTGAATGCTGTAACATGGGGAGTCTTCCCAGCCAAGGAGATCATCCAACCCACTGTCGTGGATCCTTCCAGCTTCCTGGTATGGAAGGACGAGGCATTTGAAATCTGGTCAAGGGGATGGGCTTCCTTGTACCCAGAGGGTGACACATCCAGAAAATTGCTTGAAGAG GTCCAGAGCAGCTATTTCTTGGTGAGCTTGGTAGATAACGATTACATCCATGGTGATCTTTTTGCAGTTTTTGCAGATATATAA